From a single Flavobacterium sp. genomic region:
- a CDS encoding STING domain-containing protein, producing MKDLKPKIFIGSSTAGYSIAEKIKANLSPIADCFLWQDPDVWETNRSTFDNLIRMSNYFDFGIFVATSDDLTLTNDKLVIEPRDNVILEMALFLGAMGHHKSFLLVEDGVKLPSDFNGIFMPRFDRKNDDSIILACNEYKSKITEHYQLGHLSLYPTTALAIGYYKNFIADLVESVQTAEKLEFNGVIYTDFKLKVVIPKDLKGMIREKASLFYKRNGLQPNDIKSKFRKHHLWFQLDPKNAPIALMYDMPSTLTGIDDAIELILQKNYKGRTKMQTIIEQKELNNFKRVLQLQIDSSPFAQHTVEIIDEF from the coding sequence ATGAAAGATTTGAAACCGAAAATTTTTATTGGTTCATCAACTGCAGGTTATTCCATTGCAGAGAAAATCAAAGCTAATTTATCTCCAATAGCCGATTGTTTCTTATGGCAAGACCCTGATGTTTGGGAAACTAATAGAAGTACATTTGATAATTTAATAAGAATGTCAAACTACTTTGACTTTGGTATATTCGTTGCAACAAGTGATGACTTGACACTCACCAACGACAAATTAGTTATTGAACCAAGAGACAATGTTATTCTTGAAATGGCTTTGTTTTTAGGTGCAATGGGGCATCACAAATCTTTCTTATTGGTTGAAGATGGTGTAAAACTACCTTCTGATTTCAACGGAATTTTTATGCCACGTTTTGATAGGAAAAATGATGATTCTATTATATTGGCTTGTAACGAATACAAATCAAAAATCACAGAGCATTACCAATTGGGACATTTAAGTTTATATCCAACAACAGCATTAGCAATCGGCTATTATAAAAACTTTATTGCTGACCTTGTTGAAAGCGTTCAAACAGCTGAAAAATTAGAATTTAATGGAGTAATATATACTGATTTCAAATTGAAAGTAGTAATCCCCAAAGACCTTAAAGGTATGATAAGGGAAAAAGCTTCACTTTTTTACAAACGAAATGGCTTACAGCCGAACGATATAAAATCAAAATTTCGCAAACATCACTTATGGTTCCAACTTGACCCTAAAAACGCTCCGATAGCATTAATGTATGATATGCCAAGCACTTTGACAGGTATTGATGATGCAATAGAACTAATACTTCAAAAAAATTACAAAGGACGAACTAAAATGCAAACTATCATAGAACAAAAAGAGTTGAATAACTTTAAACGTGTTCTTCAACTGCAAATTGACAGTAGCCCATTTGCTCAACATACAGTAGAAATAATTGATGAGTTTTAA